Proteins co-encoded in one Variovorax terrae genomic window:
- the denD gene encoding D-erythronate dehydrogenase, whose translation MNILITGGCGFLGARLARTLLAQDTLALCGAPAQPVARITLADRVPPPDDLAADPRIAFVEGDLNALIGSGQLPAAGTALVFHLAAAVSGECEADFDLGLRSNFDATRALLQACRALGTRPAFVFSSSVAVFGDSPEQPLPPVIDDRTLPTPQNSYGIQKFIGEQLVADFTRKGFVQGRNVRLMTVSVRPGRPNGAASSFLSGMLREPLAGVRATVPVPPETAVALSSPANTVRGLLRAAEAGDAEWGARTAVNLPALSTTVREMAAALERVAGPAATALLDWQPDPAVAKIVTSWPSRVETARAQALGLRADSGFEAVLRDYVRENPGAVKLEVR comes from the coding sequence ATGAACATTCTCATCACCGGCGGCTGCGGCTTCCTCGGCGCGCGGCTGGCCCGCACGCTGCTCGCGCAGGACACGCTGGCGCTGTGCGGCGCGCCGGCGCAGCCGGTCGCGCGCATCACGCTGGCCGACCGCGTGCCGCCGCCCGATGACCTGGCCGCCGATCCGCGCATCGCGTTCGTCGAGGGCGACCTGAATGCGTTGATCGGCAGCGGGCAGTTGCCGGCGGCCGGTACCGCGCTGGTGTTCCACCTGGCCGCGGCCGTGAGTGGCGAGTGCGAGGCCGACTTCGACCTCGGCCTGCGCAGCAACTTCGACGCTACCCGCGCGCTGCTGCAGGCCTGCCGCGCGCTCGGCACGCGCCCCGCGTTCGTGTTTTCCAGTTCGGTCGCGGTGTTCGGCGACTCGCCCGAGCAGCCGCTGCCGCCCGTGATTGACGACCGCACCCTGCCCACGCCGCAGAACAGCTACGGCATCCAGAAGTTCATCGGCGAGCAGCTGGTGGCCGACTTCACGCGCAAGGGCTTCGTGCAGGGCCGCAACGTGCGCCTGATGACGGTGTCGGTGCGTCCGGGGCGGCCCAACGGCGCGGCCTCGAGCTTCCTGAGCGGCATGCTGCGCGAGCCGCTGGCCGGCGTGCGCGCCACGGTGCCGGTGCCGCCCGAGACGGCGGTGGCGCTGTCCTCGCCGGCCAACACCGTGCGCGGGCTGCTGCGCGCGGCCGAGGCCGGCGATGCCGAATGGGGCGCGCGCACGGCCGTCAACCTGCCCGCGCTGAGCACCACCGTGCGCGAGATGGCGGCCGCGCTGGAGCGCGTGGCCGGCCCGGCGGCGACGGCCCTGCTCGACTGGCAGCCCGACCCGGCGGTGGCGAAGATCGTCACCAGCTGGCCCAGCCGCGTGGAAACCGCGCGCGCCCAGGCGCTGGGCCTGCGCGCCGACAGCGGCTTCGAGGCCGTGCTGCGCGACTACGTGCGCGAGAACCCCGGCGCGGTGAAGCTGGAGGTCCGCTGA
- a CDS encoding YidB family protein — translation MGLLDSVLGSVLGGAQQQGGLAGALGGLLADDGEHGGLGGLVEKFNQAGLGEVIGSWIGKGENLPISPDQLKDVLGSDAIAGIAAKLGIDPAQASGQLSQMLPGLIDQLTPHGQAPAGGLGNAGDLLGALGGLLQKR, via the coding sequence ATGGGTTTACTTGATTCGGTACTCGGTTCGGTGCTCGGCGGCGCGCAGCAGCAGGGCGGCCTGGCCGGCGCGCTGGGCGGCCTGCTGGCCGACGACGGCGAGCATGGCGGCCTCGGCGGCCTGGTGGAGAAGTTCAACCAGGCGGGCCTGGGCGAGGTGATCGGCTCCTGGATCGGCAAGGGCGAGAACCTGCCGATCTCGCCCGACCAGCTCAAGGACGTGCTGGGCAGCGATGCGATCGCCGGCATCGCCGCCAAGCTCGGCATCGACCCGGCGCAGGCCTCGGGCCAGCTCTCACAGATGCTGCCGGGGCTGATCGACCAGCTCACGCCGCACGGCCAGGCGCCCGCGGGGGGCTTGGGCAATGCCGGCGACCTGCTCGGCGCGCTCGGCGGCTTGCTTCAAAAAAGATAG
- a CDS encoding Bug family tripartite tricarboxylate transporter substrate binding protein encodes MTPLTRARRGFVLALLPLLMAAGASHAQNYPSKAVTIVVGTEAGGSPDLIARILGTRLGAQLGRPVIVENRPGAAGTVGAAQVARAQPDGHTLFLGTVSSHAIARSVYPALSYDPETSFAPVGQVASVPLILVVRADSKARTVKDLVTMAQAQPGKLNYASPGSGGPQHLASELFMSVTGTRLAHIPYKSGAAAITAVLAGDVDMFFAGMPPALAQIQAGKLRGLLVTTASRFPAVPDVPTAREAGLEDFEVDNWHALFAPAGTPLPVLQRLNHDIGVVLQDLEVRAQFVKIGATAKGGEPVELARLVKAEAGKWARIVKSTGTTAN; translated from the coding sequence ATGACCCCCCTCACGCGGGCCCGCAGAGGGTTTGTCCTGGCGCTGCTGCCCCTCCTCATGGCGGCAGGGGCATCGCACGCGCAGAACTACCCCTCGAAGGCGGTCACGATCGTGGTCGGGACGGAAGCCGGCGGCTCGCCGGACCTGATCGCTCGCATCCTCGGCACCCGGCTCGGCGCGCAGCTTGGCCGGCCGGTGATCGTGGAGAACCGGCCCGGCGCCGCCGGCACCGTGGGCGCCGCGCAAGTTGCTCGGGCCCAGCCCGACGGCCACACGCTGTTCCTCGGAACGGTGTCCTCCCACGCCATCGCCAGGAGCGTCTACCCGGCGCTGAGCTACGACCCGGAGACCAGCTTCGCCCCCGTGGGCCAGGTTGCCTCGGTGCCGTTGATCCTGGTGGTGCGGGCCGACTCGAAGGCGCGCACCGTCAAGGACCTGGTCACGATGGCGCAGGCGCAGCCCGGCAAGCTCAACTACGCCTCCCCGGGCTCGGGCGGCCCTCAGCACCTGGCCTCGGAGCTTTTCATGTCCGTGACCGGAACCCGCCTCGCGCACATTCCCTACAAGAGCGGCGCGGCCGCCATCACCGCGGTGCTGGCCGGCGATGTCGACATGTTCTTTGCCGGCATGCCGCCCGCGCTGGCGCAGATCCAGGCCGGCAAGTTGCGCGGGCTGCTGGTCACCACGGCATCGCGCTTCCCCGCGGTGCCCGACGTGCCGACCGCCAGGGAGGCGGGGCTGGAGGATTTCGAGGTGGACAACTGGCATGCGCTGTTCGCCCCCGCCGGCACGCCCTTACCCGTGCTGCAGCGCTTGAACCACGACATCGGCGTCGTGCTGCAGGACCTCGAGGTGCGCGCACAGTTCGTCAAGATCGGGGCCACCGCCAAAGGCGGCGAACCGGTGGAGCTGGCGCGGCTGGTGAAGGCCGAGGCCGGGAAGTGGGCGCGCATCGTCAAGAGCACCGGCACCACCGCCAACTGA
- a CDS encoding aldolase, whose protein sequence is MNESRAREEICRVGHSLFARGYVHATAGNISVRLDDGFLITPTDACLGFLDPASLARLDADGRQTGGAAASKTIALHRGIYRTSTRFDAQTRCVIHTHSTHCVALSLGPAEPELLPPLTPYFVMKVGHVPVIPYHRPGAAEAAEAVMQAIGRYGERGTPIRAVMLERLGPNVWHDTPAAAMATLEELEETAKLWQLSDPRPQPLNEHQISELRQAFGARW, encoded by the coding sequence ATGAACGAGTCCCGGGCCCGAGAAGAGATCTGCCGCGTCGGCCACAGCCTGTTCGCGCGCGGCTATGTGCATGCCACGGCGGGCAACATCAGCGTGCGCCTGGACGACGGTTTCCTGATCACGCCGACCGACGCCTGCCTGGGCTTTCTCGACCCGGCCAGCCTGGCCAGGCTGGACGCCGACGGGCGCCAGACGGGCGGCGCAGCTGCTAGCAAAACCATAGCACTCCATCGCGGTATCTACCGGACATCGACCCGATTCGATGCCCAGACCCGGTGCGTGATCCACACCCACAGCACGCATTGCGTGGCCCTGAGCCTCGGGCCTGCCGAGCCGGAGCTGCTGCCGCCGCTCACGCCCTATTTCGTGATGAAGGTGGGCCATGTGCCGGTGATTCCCTACCACCGCCCCGGCGCCGCCGAAGCCGCCGAGGCGGTGATGCAGGCCATCGGGCGCTATGGCGAGCGCGGCACGCCGATCCGCGCCGTGATGCTCGAGCGCCTCGGCCCCAACGTCTGGCACGATACGCCGGCGGCCGCGATGGCCACGCTGGAAGAGCTGGAGGAAACCGCGAAGCTGTGGCAGCTCAGCGACCCCAGGCCCCAGCCCTTGAACGAACACCAGATCAGCGAGCTGCGCCAGGCCTTCGGCGCGCGCTGGTGA
- the otnI gene encoding 2-oxo-tetronate isomerase, with amino-acid sequence MPKFAANLSMMYPELPFLDRFDAAAKDGFRAVEYLFPYAFAPAEIVARLQANGLQQVLFNSPPGGTDAASIARAWDQAGDKGTACQPGREAEFRAGVALALDYAQALGCPRIHAMAGLIPPGLTREAVQATYVDNLRWAAVEAAKQGVDVLIEPINTRDIPRFFLNRQDHAHEILAEVGAPNLKVQMDLYHCQIVEGDVAMKLRQYLPTGRVGHLQIAGVPERHEPDIGELNYGYLFGVIDEVAQQCGWDGWIGGEYRPRLGAQPGGTRSGLGWFAPWR; translated from the coding sequence ATGCCGAAATTCGCCGCCAACCTCTCGATGATGTACCCCGAGCTGCCCTTCCTCGACCGCTTCGACGCGGCCGCGAAAGACGGTTTTCGCGCGGTGGAATACCTGTTTCCCTATGCCTTCGCGCCGGCCGAGATCGTGGCCCGGCTGCAGGCGAACGGCTTGCAGCAGGTGCTGTTCAACAGCCCGCCGGGCGGCACCGACGCCGCGTCCATCGCCCGGGCCTGGGACCAGGCCGGCGACAAGGGCACGGCCTGCCAGCCCGGGCGCGAGGCCGAGTTCCGCGCCGGCGTGGCGCTGGCGCTGGATTACGCGCAGGCGCTGGGCTGCCCGCGCATCCATGCCATGGCCGGGCTGATCCCGCCGGGCCTGACGCGTGAAGCCGTGCAGGCCACCTACGTGGACAACCTGCGCTGGGCCGCGGTCGAGGCGGCGAAGCAGGGCGTGGACGTGCTGATCGAGCCCATCAACACCCGCGACATCCCGCGCTTCTTCCTGAACCGGCAGGACCACGCGCATGAAATCCTCGCGGAGGTCGGCGCGCCCAACCTCAAGGTGCAGATGGACCTCTACCACTGCCAGATCGTTGAGGGCGATGTGGCGATGAAGCTGCGCCAGTACCTGCCCACGGGCCGCGTCGGCCATCTGCAGATCGCCGGCGTGCCCGAGCGCCACGAGCCCGACATCGGCGAGCTCAACTACGGCTACCTGTTCGGCGTGATCGACGAGGTGGCGCAGCAATGCGGCTGGGACGGCTGGATCGGCGGCGAGTACCGCCCGCGCCTGGGCGCGCAGCCCGGCGGCACCCGCTCGGGACTGGGCTGGTTCGCGCCCTGGCGCTGA
- the ltnD gene encoding L-threonate dehydrogenase translates to MNSPQVGVIGLGAMGAGMAASLRRAGHTVHVCDVRRDAAEAFAREGGVACAAPAELAAACDVVVSVVVNAAQTEAVLFGEGGAAAAMRPGSVFVMCSTVDPNWSVALEARLAEKGILYLDAPISGGAAKAASGQMTMMTAGRPEAYAKAGALLDAMAAKVYRLGDRAGAGSKVKVINQLLAGVHIAAAAEAMALGLREGVDPAALYEVITHSAGNSWMFENRMAHVLAGDYTPLSAVDIFVKDLGLVLDLARGSKFPLPLSSTAHQMFMQASTAGFAREDDSAVIKIFPGIELPGPAGQERTKA, encoded by the coding sequence ATGAATTCACCGCAAGTAGGCGTCATCGGCCTGGGCGCCATGGGGGCCGGCATGGCTGCCTCGCTGCGGCGCGCCGGCCACACCGTGCATGTGTGCGACGTGCGGCGCGACGCGGCCGAGGCCTTCGCGCGCGAGGGCGGCGTGGCTTGCGCCGCGCCGGCCGAGCTGGCGGCTGCCTGCGACGTGGTGGTCTCGGTGGTGGTCAACGCGGCCCAGACCGAGGCCGTGCTGTTCGGTGAGGGCGGGGCCGCGGCGGCGATGCGGCCGGGCAGCGTCTTCGTGATGTGCTCGACCGTGGACCCGAACTGGTCGGTGGCGCTGGAGGCGCGGCTGGCCGAAAAAGGCATCCTCTACCTCGACGCGCCGATCTCCGGCGGCGCCGCCAAGGCCGCCAGCGGCCAGATGACCATGATGACGGCGGGCCGGCCCGAGGCCTATGCGAAGGCCGGTGCGCTGCTCGATGCCATGGCGGCCAAGGTCTACCGCCTGGGCGACCGCGCCGGCGCGGGCAGCAAGGTCAAGGTCATCAACCAGCTGCTGGCCGGCGTGCACATTGCCGCCGCCGCCGAGGCCATGGCCCTGGGCCTGCGCGAGGGCGTGGACCCGGCCGCGCTGTACGAGGTCATCACCCACAGCGCGGGCAACAGCTGGATGTTCGAGAATCGCATGGCCCACGTGCTCGCGGGCGACTACACGCCGCTGTCGGCGGTGGACATCTTCGTGAAGGACCTGGGCCTGGTGCTGGACCTGGCGCGCGGCAGCAAATTCCCGCTGCCGCTGTCGAGCACCGCGCACCAGATGTTCATGCAGGCGTCCACGGCCGGTTTCGCCCGCGAGGACGACAGCGCGGTCATCAAGATTTTCCCGGGCATCGAGCTGCCCGGCCCGGCAGGACAGGAAAGGACCAAGGCATGA
- a CDS encoding DUF3047 domain-containing protein, whose amino-acid sequence MIRRTALTPGYLLPLALAGSLLMAPPPVRAEEPAAGTVTPFSAAPPGTPPGPWHFVTLPNKVATRYTIVDLNGERVLKVEANQSYGNLAHPLRLSASDHTTLSWRWRVDKLVEAADLTQRSGDDAAAKLCLSFDFSPEHLGFAERAKLRLARSATGEEVPAETLCYVWDNKLPAGSRIVNAFTRRLRLIVLQTGPQKLGQWVAEKRNVVADYQRVFGDESTGPVPDIVDVVVSADADNTQGNGLAYFGDIRLAP is encoded by the coding sequence ATGATCCGCCGCACCGCTCTCACGCCAGGATATCTGCTGCCGCTGGCCTTGGCGGGCAGCCTGCTGATGGCGCCGCCACCGGTGCGCGCCGAGGAGCCTGCGGCGGGAACCGTCACCCCGTTCTCGGCCGCGCCGCCCGGCACGCCGCCCGGGCCCTGGCACTTCGTCACCTTGCCCAACAAGGTGGCCACCCGGTACACCATCGTCGATCTCAACGGCGAGCGCGTGCTGAAGGTCGAGGCCAACCAGTCGTACGGCAACCTCGCGCACCCCCTGCGCCTGAGCGCCTCCGACCACACCACCCTGAGCTGGCGCTGGCGGGTGGACAAACTGGTCGAGGCCGCCGACCTGACCCAGCGCTCGGGCGACGATGCCGCCGCCAAGCTGTGCCTGTCCTTCGATTTCTCTCCCGAGCATCTCGGCTTTGCCGAGCGTGCCAAGCTCCGGCTGGCGCGCTCGGCCACCGGCGAGGAGGTGCCCGCCGAAACCCTGTGCTATGTCTGGGACAACAAGCTGCCCGCCGGCAGCCGCATCGTCAATGCCTTCACGCGTCGCCTGCGCCTGATCGTCCTGCAGACCGGGCCGCAGAAGCTGGGGCAGTGGGTCGCCGAGAAGCGCAACGTGGTGGCCGACTACCAGCGCGTGTTTGGCGACGAATCGACGGGCCCCGTGCCGGACATCGTCGATGTCGTGGTATCGGCCGACGCGGACAACACGCAGGGCAACGGGCTGGCGTACTTCGGAGACATCCGCCTGGCGCCCTGA
- a CDS encoding alpha/beta hydrolase — protein sequence MLLDTADSSPRAGRASLTTFTASDGENLAQYDWPLAAAVAPRGAVLLVHGLGEHAGRYEAVARRLNDWGFAVRGYDQYGHGESGGARGTLPGDARLLDDLADMVDSLRARAGPATPLILLGHSMGGLVVGRFVSLNLRPVDGLVMSSPALDPGLSAVQKLLVGVLPRFAPNLCVGNGLDDSYLSHDPAVVAAYRADPLVHDRISGRLARFIAEGGPATVAQAARWSVPTLLMYAGADKLVNPAGSRAFAAAAPASVVTSRGFEGYYHELFNEIERDAVFALLQQWLDQHFPEKS from the coding sequence ATGCTGCTGGACACCGCCGACTCATCGCCCCGGGCCGGCCGCGCCAGCCTGACCACCTTCACCGCCAGCGATGGCGAGAACCTGGCCCAGTACGACTGGCCGCTGGCCGCCGCCGTGGCGCCGCGCGGCGCGGTGCTGCTGGTGCATGGCCTGGGCGAGCATGCGGGCCGCTACGAGGCCGTGGCGCGCCGCCTCAACGACTGGGGCTTCGCGGTGCGCGGCTACGACCAGTACGGCCATGGCGAATCGGGCGGCGCGCGCGGCACCCTGCCCGGCGACGCGCGCCTGCTCGACGACCTGGCCGACATGGTGGACAGCCTGCGCGCCCGCGCCGGCCCCGCCACGCCGCTGATCCTGCTGGGCCACAGCATGGGCGGGCTGGTGGTGGGGCGCTTCGTGTCGCTGAACCTGCGGCCGGTGGACGGGCTCGTGATGTCCTCGCCCGCGCTCGACCCCGGGCTCAGCGCCGTGCAGAAGCTGCTGGTGGGCGTGCTGCCGCGCTTCGCGCCCAACCTGTGCGTGGGCAACGGGCTGGACGACAGCTACCTCTCGCACGACCCGGCCGTGGTGGCCGCCTACCGCGCCGACCCGCTGGTGCACGACCGCATCTCGGGCCGGCTGGCGCGCTTCATCGCCGAGGGCGGGCCGGCCACGGTGGCGCAGGCCGCCCGCTGGAGCGTGCCCACGCTGCTGATGTACGCGGGGGCCGATAAGTTGGTCAACCCGGCCGGCAGCCGGGCGTTCGCCGCGGCCGCGCCGGCCTCGGTGGTGACCTCACGCGGCTTCGAGGGCTACTACCACGAGCTATTCAACGAAATCGAGCGCGACGCGGTGTTCGCGCTGCTCCAGCAGTGGCTGGACCAGCATTTTCCGGAAAAATCCTGA
- the otnK gene encoding 3-oxo-tetronate kinase, protein MGPLLLGCIADDFTGATDLANNLVRAGMRVVQAIGVPDGPLAAEVDAVVIALKSRTVPPAEAVAQSLAALRWLQARGARQIYFKYCSTFDSTAQGNIGPVAEALMDALGTDFTIATPAFPDNGRTVFKGHLFVGEVLLHESGMQHHPLTPMTDANLVRVLQAQCRRKVGLIDHKVVAQGEAAVRARIAALRAEGVGLAIVDAVSNEDLLRLGPALKDLPLLTAGSGVAIGLPANFGLAPSSRASALPPACGLQAVVSGSCSLATNRQVQAFIASGQPALAVDPLRIAAGVDVAAEALAWAEPRLAAGPVLVYSTADAGAVKAIQGRLGVEQAGALVERCIAAIARGLVERGVRQLLVAGGETSGACVQALGIAQMQIGPQIDPGVPWCHAPSDAAPGAGLHLTLKSGNFGTDDFFTKAFTMLR, encoded by the coding sequence ATGGGTCCACTGCTGCTTGGCTGCATCGCCGACGACTTCACGGGCGCCACCGATCTTGCCAACAACCTGGTGCGCGCCGGCATGCGCGTGGTGCAGGCCATCGGCGTGCCCGACGGCCCGCTGGCGGCCGAGGTGGATGCGGTGGTGATCGCGCTCAAGTCGCGCACGGTGCCGCCGGCCGAGGCCGTGGCGCAGTCGCTGGCCGCGCTGCGCTGGCTGCAGGCCCGCGGCGCGCGGCAGATCTACTTCAAGTACTGCTCCACCTTCGACAGCACGGCCCAGGGCAACATCGGCCCGGTGGCCGAGGCGCTGATGGACGCGCTGGGCACGGACTTCACCATTGCCACGCCGGCTTTTCCCGACAACGGGCGCACGGTGTTCAAGGGCCACCTGTTCGTGGGCGAGGTGCTGCTGCACGAGAGCGGCATGCAGCACCATCCGCTGACGCCGATGACCGACGCCAACCTGGTGCGCGTGCTGCAGGCGCAGTGCCGGCGCAAGGTCGGCCTGATCGACCACAAGGTCGTGGCCCAGGGTGAGGCCGCGGTGCGCGCGCGCATCGCCGCGCTGCGCGCCGAGGGCGTGGGCCTGGCGATCGTGGACGCGGTCTCGAACGAAGATCTGCTGCGCCTCGGCCCGGCCCTGAAGGACCTGCCGCTGCTGACCGCCGGCTCGGGCGTGGCCATCGGGCTGCCGGCCAACTTCGGGCTGGCGCCCTCGTCCCGGGCCAGCGCGCTGCCGCCCGCGTGCGGCCTGCAGGCCGTGGTGTCGGGCAGCTGCTCCCTGGCCACTAATCGCCAGGTGCAGGCGTTCATCGCGTCGGGCCAGCCGGCGCTGGCCGTGGACCCGCTGCGCATCGCGGCCGGCGTGGACGTCGCGGCCGAGGCGCTGGCCTGGGCCGAACCGCGGCTGGCCGCCGGGCCGGTGCTGGTGTATTCGACCGCCGACGCCGGCGCGGTGAAAGCCATCCAGGGCCGGCTCGGCGTGGAGCAGGCCGGCGCCCTGGTCGAGCGCTGCATCGCGGCCATCGCGCGTGGCCTGGTCGAGCGCGGCGTGCGCCAGCTGCTGGTGGCCGGCGGCGAAACCTCGGGCGCCTGCGTGCAGGCGCTGGGCATCGCGCAGATGCAGATCGGCCCGCAGATCGATCCGGGCGTGCCCTGGTGCCATGCGCCGTCCGATGCGGCGCCGGGCGCGGGCCTGCACCTGACCCTCAAGTCCGGCAACTTCGGCACCGACGACTTCTTCACCAAAGCCTTTACGATGCTGCGATGA
- a CDS encoding M20 family metallopeptidase gives MNAPLHREMPAGALDAAAALAHASAQWDGDIVRQLTDYIAIPAKSPGFDKDWAQHGYIDTVLRNAAAWVEAQKVEGLTLEIVRLPGRTPVLFFEVAATRAQSAQTVLMYGHLDKQPEFTGWRNDLGPWTPKYEDGKLYGRGGADDGYAVYASIAAVQALKAQKAPHPRIVGLIETCEESGSYDLLPYVDALRPRLGEVALVICLDSGAGNYDQLWLTTSLRGMASGTLKVEILTEGVHSGDASGLVPSSFRIMRQVLDRLEDSKTGRLLPASFHCEVPAERLAQARATAAILGDEVYKRFPWAHYDCGGSTAFALPTTTDPVQALVNRTWTPTLSVTGAEGFPALADAGNVLRPYTAFKLSLRLPPLVDAAQAVQDLKALLEDNAPYQAKVTFESGGGATGWNAPSTAPWFEQALNAASQAHFGASCGYIGQGGTIPLMNMLSQGFPKAQMMVCGVLGPRSNAHGPNEFLHVPYAKKLTAAVAQVMAQLPA, from the coding sequence ATGAACGCTCCCCTACACCGCGAAATGCCCGCCGGCGCGCTCGACGCCGCCGCCGCCCTGGCCCATGCCTCCGCCCAGTGGGACGGCGACATCGTCCGGCAACTCACCGACTACATCGCCATTCCCGCCAAATCGCCCGGCTTCGACAAGGACTGGGCGCAGCACGGCTACATCGACACGGTGCTGCGCAACGCCGCCGCCTGGGTCGAGGCGCAGAAGGTCGAGGGCCTGACGCTGGAGATCGTGCGCCTGCCCGGGCGCACGCCGGTGCTGTTCTTCGAGGTGGCCGCGACCCGGGCGCAGAGCGCACAAACGGTGCTGATGTACGGCCACCTGGACAAGCAGCCCGAATTCACCGGCTGGCGCAACGACCTCGGGCCCTGGACCCCCAAGTACGAGGACGGCAAGCTCTACGGCCGCGGCGGCGCCGACGACGGCTACGCGGTCTATGCCAGCATCGCCGCGGTGCAGGCCCTGAAGGCGCAGAAAGCGCCGCACCCGCGCATCGTCGGCCTGATCGAGACCTGCGAGGAATCGGGCTCCTACGACCTGCTGCCCTATGTGGACGCTCTGCGCCCTCGCCTGGGCGAGGTGGCACTGGTGATCTGCCTCGACTCGGGCGCCGGCAACTACGACCAGCTCTGGCTCACCACCAGCCTGCGCGGCATGGCCAGCGGCACGCTGAAGGTGGAAATCCTCACCGAGGGCGTGCACTCGGGCGACGCCTCGGGCCTGGTGCCGTCGAGCTTCCGCATCATGCGCCAGGTGCTGGACCGGCTGGAGGACAGCAAGACGGGCCGCCTGCTGCCGGCCAGCTTCCACTGCGAAGTGCCCGCCGAGCGGCTGGCGCAGGCCCGGGCCACGGCGGCCATCCTCGGCGACGAGGTCTACAAGCGCTTTCCCTGGGCCCACTACGACTGCGGCGGCTCTACCGCCTTTGCGCTGCCCACCACCACCGACCCGGTGCAGGCGCTCGTCAACCGCACCTGGACGCCCACCCTCAGCGTGACCGGCGCCGAGGGCTTTCCCGCGCTCGCCGATGCTGGCAACGTGCTGCGGCCCTACACCGCGTTCAAGCTCTCGCTGCGCCTGCCGCCGCTGGTGGACGCGGCACAGGCCGTGCAGGACCTGAAGGCCCTGCTCGAAGACAACGCGCCCTACCAGGCCAAGGTCACCTTCGAATCCGGCGGCGGCGCCACCGGCTGGAATGCGCCTTCCACCGCGCCCTGGTTCGAGCAGGCGCTGAACGCGGCTTCCCAGGCGCATTTCGGCGCGTCCTGCGGCTACATCGGGCAGGGCGGCACCATTCCGCTGATGAACATGCTGAGCCAGGGCTTCCCCAAGGCGCAGATGATGGTCTGCGGCGTGCTGGGCCCGAGAAGCAATGCGCACGGGCCCAACGAGTTCCTGCACGTGCCCTACGCCAAGAAACTCACCGCCGCCGTGGCGCAGGTGATGGCGCAACTGCCGGCCTGA
- a CDS encoding sulfatase-like hydrolase/transferase — protein sequence MNLLVLMDDEHNKKMLGCYGHPTVQTPNLDRLAARGTRFINAYTNSPICVPARAAFATGRQVHQTGYWDNAIAYDGQVPSWGHVLQAHGHPVVSIGKLHYTDETADTGFDRQVLPMHIEAGVGDLHGLLRDPLPVRYQSRDMATRIGPGDTSYTDYDRKIADEACHWLQTQAQVQRPHGKPWVLFTSFISPHSPLVAPQAYYDLYPPESITLPKKRPAGFQHPWWDALNGCYIFDASFADDHQRRIAIASYYALCTYIDHQIGRVLDTLEATGLARNTRVVFLSDHGDNMGARGLWGKSNMYEESAGIPMIAAGPGIAAGARCDTAVSHIDFRPTILQAVGVPAQAQASQAYPGRSLFESMQMPEAEARQRVVLSEYHAAGSISACYMVRQGDWKYIHYTGFRPELFNLREDPEELADRAGDPACAGVLRALEGELRQHLDPEATDRQAKAAQAALIAKHGGYDAINRRGGSSYTPAPGEDVQLIPS from the coding sequence ATGAACCTGCTCGTCCTGATGGACGACGAACACAACAAGAAGATGCTGGGCTGCTACGGGCACCCGACCGTGCAGACGCCGAACCTCGACCGCCTGGCAGCGCGCGGCACCCGCTTCATCAACGCCTACACCAACTCGCCCATCTGCGTTCCCGCCCGTGCGGCCTTCGCCACCGGCCGCCAGGTGCACCAGACCGGCTACTGGGACAACGCCATCGCCTATGACGGCCAGGTGCCCTCATGGGGCCACGTGCTGCAGGCACACGGCCACCCGGTGGTGTCGATCGGCAAGCTGCACTACACCGACGAGACCGCCGACACCGGCTTCGACCGCCAGGTCCTGCCGATGCACATCGAGGCGGGCGTCGGCGACCTGCACGGGCTGCTGCGCGATCCGCTGCCGGTGCGCTACCAGTCGCGCGACATGGCCACGCGCATCGGCCCGGGCGACACCAGCTATACCGACTATGACCGCAAGATCGCGGACGAAGCCTGCCACTGGCTGCAGACGCAAGCGCAGGTGCAGCGCCCGCACGGCAAGCCCTGGGTGTTGTTCACCTCCTTCATTTCGCCGCATTCGCCGCTGGTCGCGCCGCAGGCGTATTACGACCTGTACCCGCCCGAGTCGATCACCTTGCCGAAGAAGCGCCCCGCGGGCTTCCAGCACCCCTGGTGGGACGCACTCAACGGCTGCTACATCTTCGATGCCAGCTTTGCCGACGACCACCAGCGCCGCATCGCGATCGCCTCCTACTACGCCCTGTGCACCTATATCGACCATCAGATCGGCCGAGTGCTCGACACGCTGGAGGCCACCGGCCTGGCGCGCAACACCCGCGTGGTCTTCCTCTCGGACCATGGCGACAACATGGGCGCGCGCGGACTGTGGGGCAAGTCGAACATGTACGAGGAGTCGGCCGGCATCCCCATGATCGCCGCCGGTCCCGGCATCGCGGCCGGGGCGCGCTGCGACACGGCGGTGTCGCACATCGACTTCCGGCCCACCATCCTGCAGGCGGTCGGTGTGCCGGCGCAGGCCCAGGCATCGCAGGCGTACCCGGGCCGATCGCTTTTCGAGTCGATGCAGATGCCCGAGGCCGAAGCCCGGCAGCGCGTGGTTCTCAGCGAATACCATGCGGCGGGCTCGATCAGCGCCTGCTACATGGTCCGCCAGGGCGACTGGAAGTACATCCACTACACGGGCTTTCGCCCGGAACTGTTCAACCTGCGCGAAGACCCCGAGGAGCTGGCCGACCGTGCCGGCGACCCGGCCTGTGCGGGCGTGCTGCGGGCGCTGGAGGGTGAGTTGCGGCAGCACCTCGACCCGGAGGCGACCGATCGCCAGGCCAAGGCCGCGCAGGCCGCATTGATCGCCAAGCATGGCGGCTACGACGCCATCAACCGGCGCGGCGGCAGCAGCTACACGCCCGCACCGGGTGAAGACGTGCAGCTGATCCCGTCCTGA